The DNA segment GTGCGAGTTCGGTCAGGCCATCGGCTTCCCGGCCGTCCACTTGCCCCACCGTACGGCCATCCACCCATTTCAGCCCGAGTTGGCGCTCGCCACCGTCGCCATCCAGCACGCTCCCGCGCACGGCAAGGCCTTGAGTGTCCTTCGTGACCAGGTGATCCAGGGAGGAGGCGCGGAAGGAGCGGGCGCGGCCAAGCAGATAGATGGCCTCGAGGACGCTGGTCTTGCCAGCGCCGTTATCGCCGTAGAGAACGTTGGTGCCCGGGGAGAATTCGAGCTTCAGGTCGCGCAGGCAGCGAAAGTGCACGCCGCCCAGGCGTTCGAGCATGGTGAGGAACCGTGAGTGCGGCCTACAGCCGCATCGGCATCACGACGTATTTGCTCTGGTCAGCGTCGCTGCCGGTGACCAGGCAGCTGGAATTCGGATCGTTCAGACGGAGCGTGACCGTTTCGCCGTCCACTGCGGCAAGGGCATCGATGAGGTAGGTGACGTTGAAGCCTATGGCCATGCCGGCACCCCCGTACTCCACCTCCATCTCCTCCTCGGCCTCTTCCTGCTCGGGGTTGTGCGCCTGGATGATCAGACGATTCTCGGCCAGTTCGAGGCGAATTCCTCGGTATTTCTCGTTCGAGAGGATCGAGGCGCGCCGCAGAGCCTGCACCAATTCCGCCTTGTCCGTTTCCAGTTGATTGCTGACCGCTGCGGGTACCACCTTCTCGTAGTCCGGGAATCGACCGTCGATGAGCTTGGAGGTAAAGCGCGTACCGCCATCGAGGGCGACCATGATGTGGTTGGTACCCACAGTGACCTTTGCCTCGCCCTCGGTCGGAAGCAGTCGCTGCAGTTCCAGCACACCCTTGCGCGGCACGATCACTTGCACGGATGCCTCCGCCGCTTCACCTAGGGGCATCTGCGACATGGAGAGGCGATGCCCATCGGTCGCGACCGCCCGCATGGTGCCTTCCTTCATTTCCAGCAACAGGCCGTTCAGAAAGTACCGCACATCCTGTTGCGCCATCGAGAACTGGGTTTTCTCGATGAGTCGGGACAGCTCCGCGCACGACAGCGAGAGATCGAGTTGCCCATCCACCTCATCGACCACAGGGAACTCAGAGGCTTCCAAGCAGGAGAGGGTGAAGCGAGAACGCCCGGACTTCACGGTGACCTTGTCACCAGAGCGGGAGAGCGTGACCTTGGCGCCGTCAGGCAGAGCTTTGCAGATGTCGAGGAACTTGCGACCTGGCACGGTCACTTCCCCGGTCTCCTCGGCGGCGACCTCGACCCCGGCGCAAAGCTCCACTTCGAGGTCCGTGGCGGTCACCGACAGGCGATCCGACTCCACCACGAGCAGTACGTTGGCCAGGATCGGCATGGTCTGACGTCGCTCGACGGCGCCGATCACCTTCTGGAGCGGAGCGAGCAGCACCTCGCGTTCTGTCGTCAGTTTCATGCGCTCGTTCGTCCTTCCACACGGAGTAATAGAAATAAGAAATCTATATATAGATTACTGTAGTGATTATTAGGCGGGAACCGGCCCGTGGATAAGTCAATTTTCTCTATAATATTCAATCGCTTATCTTTCCATCAGGGCGCTTGAGAAGCCGCTGACGCCCTGTGGGTTCTCTGTGGAGCGATGGGGATGAAAAACCCGCTCCATAGTTATCCACATCATCGGGTCAGGGTTCTGCACAGCTTTTCATAGTCCTGTTGGATGCGGGGATCGGAGCGGCACAGCTCCTCCACCTTGCGTACCGCGTGGATCACCGTGGTGTGGTCGCGACCGCCAAAGGCGTCGCCGATCTCCGGCAGGCTGTGGCCCGTCAGTTCCTTGGTCAGGGCCATCGCGATTTGGCGCGGGCGCGTCACCGAGCGCGATCGACTCTTCGAGAGCAGGTCAGCGACGCGCACGGAGTAGTAGTCCGCCACGTGCTTTTGAAT comes from the Pseudomonadota bacterium genome and includes:
- the dnaN gene encoding DNA polymerase III subunit beta gives rise to the protein MKLTTEREVLLAPLQKVIGAVERRQTMPILANVLLVVESDRLSVTATDLEVELCAGVEVAAEETGEVTVPGRKFLDICKALPDGAKVTLSRSGDKVTVKSGRSRFTLSCLEASEFPVVDEVDGQLDLSLSCAELSRLIEKTQFSMAQQDVRYFLNGLLLEMKEGTMRAVATDGHRLSMSQMPLGEAAEASVQVIVPRKGVLELQRLLPTEGEAKVTVGTNHIMVALDGGTRFTSKLIDGRFPDYEKVVPAAVSNQLETDKAELVQALRRASILSNEKYRGIRLELAENRLIIQAHNPEQEEAEEEMEVEYGGAGMAIGFNVTYLIDALAAVDGETVTLRLNDPNSSCLVTGSDADQSKYVVMPMRL